In the Puntigrus tetrazona isolate hp1 chromosome 9, ASM1883169v1, whole genome shotgun sequence genome, one interval contains:
- the tnfsf11 gene encoding tumor necrosis factor ligand superfamily member 11: protein MAANDYRAYLRNHIDMEEAPGRAAHTGPTHRALIFGTLAVMGLLQVASSVAILLHLTGYLREVDLASAQQSPNEEMHSETLIADPACKSFKEKNQKCRLKKDTRMPLAHLPIKTPTNFSAKNRNDLTMITWDESQGLKYKTRHNAGRILVEEAGYYYVYAKTCFRYAEDHDSSKEDVSNLQLFQYIYHEKHTQSVITPILLTKSGGTLQWNIAKFNMYCVEQGRSIQLSNADGIYVNVSNAWLLDPAADGTYFGAFKISN, encoded by the exons ATGGCAGCTAATGATTATCGCGCTTACCTGCGGAATCATATCGACATGGAAGAGGCTCCGGGGCGCGCCGCGCACACGGGACCCACGCACAGAGCGCTCATATTCGGCACGCTCGCTGTCATGGGACTGCTGCAGGTCGCGTCGAGTGTGGCGATCTTGTTGCACTTAACCGGTTATCTGCGAGAG GTCGACCTTGCCTCAGCCCAGCAGAGTCCTAATGAG gaaatgCACAGTGAAACCTTAATAGCTGATCCTGCCTGTAAAAGTTTTAAGGAGAAGAATCAGAAATGTCGACTAAAAAAGGACACGCGTATGCCATTAGCTCACCTCCCTATCAAGACGCCCACTAATTTTTCAGCCA AAAATCGAAATGACTTAACCATGATCACCTGGGATGAATCTCAAGGGCTGAAATATAAGACGAGACACAACGCCGGACGAATTCTAGTGGAAGAAGCTGGCTATTATTATGTATACGCCAAGACCTGCTTTCGGTACGCTGAGGATCACGACTCTAGCAAAGAGGACGTCAGCAATTTACAGTTGTTTCAATACATTTATCACGAGAAGCACACGCAGTCTGTAATTACACCTATTCTGCTTACAAAAAGCGGCGGCACTCTGCAGTGGAACATCGCCAAGTTTAACATGTACTGCGTGGAGCAGGGCAGAAGCATCCAACTGAGTAATGCCGACGGTATTTATGTCAACGTATCCAATGCATGGCTACTGGACCCAGCAGCTGACGGGACGTATTTCGGAGCTTTTAAGATAAGCAATTGA